In Bacteroidota bacterium, the sequence TCCGCCATTGGCAACTGCCGAGGTATTCCAGAGTACATCCATATAAGGATATGGGTTGGCGGATATTTTGTAAAAGTTTTGAAAACTTTCTAATGCGTAATCGGCATAACCTTCATCGTGGTAAACAAAACAAAGACCAAGATGTGCCTCTTCAGCAGTGCTTGCATCGCGGGTGGCTTCCAAAAACAACTCAAGAGCCTTAGCACTGTTGTTGTTGTAAAAACTTTGCCAACCTTCATCAATCTTAGATTTTTGGGCCGTAACGCTTAGGGCAATCAGCAACCCTAAAAAGAATAGCGAAAATTTACGCATGTAACTATATAATTGGTTTAAACGCGAATATAAAAACAGATACGTATTCTTTTTGGTATAAAAAGAATTATTCGATGAAGTTGCAACATCAATTTAAATAACATTCGTTTAATAAAGTGTATGTTAAACTAGTTTAAGATTACCGTTATAAAACGGTATTTGCTTTAGGTGTAACCACCCATTTTTGACATGAAATATATTTCAATAACCTGTAAATCATTATATTATAAAAATTTCGATTTTAAATAACGAATAAAAACTTAGCAACTTTAAGTTTAATTTTTATACTTTAGTGGGCGGAAAAACTTATAACTTAATATTTAAAATTATGGCATTTAACGGCACTGAAGGATCTTTTATCACGCTAACCGCTGGCGCAGCTATGACAGAAACTTTCCGCAACACTTTTTTAGGTAATGGCAGAACAAGAAAAGCGGTTTTTTTTGGTAAAGACAAACTACTAGACATTTTGAACCAAACTGATTGCGTTGGTATCCGTTGCTATTTCGGAGGAGTGGTTACAACTGTTGACCCTAAATCGAGCGTGATTGATTTTTCGCTTGTTTTGGTTGGTGCAACCGCAAATGAAAACGACATGCTTGGCGAAATGGACAAAATCTTGGACGACGGTGTTCCCTGCCCTGCACAATGTGGTGTGTCTAACGCATTAAACCCATCAACTTTAGCAAACCTTTAATTAATTAAGTTCTTGGGATTCTATTCTATTTTTGCATATGTAACAACGCTGTCGGTAATTATCCCGACTTTATTAGCATTTTTTAAACTCAAAAGCCTTGACACCAGCTTAAGGCTTTTGAGCTTATATTTAATCATTACTACAGTTAAAGAACTGGTTTGCGTTTACTACTCATACAACCAGTGGTACAATATCCATATTTACAACCCCTTAAGAATTGTTGAGTTTTTTATTATGCCTTTGATTTATTATAAGGCATTTACAAACAAAAAATTCAAGAACATAACTAAATACGCTATTGTACTAATTACAAGCGTTTATCTCGTAAATCTTTTATTCATACAAGGCCTAAACAAATTCAACACCTACACCATTATTGTTGGCCGTATTTCGCTCATTATTATCACTCTTTTATACTTTTTTGAGCTGTTACAAAAAGTAGAGACTACCAGTTTGTACCGAGAACCCATGCTATGGATTAGTACAGGCTTGCTCTTTTATTCAGTGGGTTCATTTCTTATACATGGATTATACGATTTACACTCTAACTTCCCTGCTGATTTAAGTAAGAAAATTTGGGCCATAAACTCTATATTGAATTTATTTTTAAACCTCATTTATAGTATCGCTTTCTTGTGCAAACCCCAGAGTCAGAAATAATAGTAACCATTATAGCCGGTACCATACTGCTTTTGCTGTTGGTATCCTTTATCGTGTTATTTTTATTCCTTCACCAACGACGGGCTTTTAACCATAAACGCCAAGTACAAAAACTACAAGAAGAGTTTAGCCAAGCACAAATAGAGTTGCAAGAGCAAGTACTGGGCAGCGTATCGGCAGAAATTCATGACAACTTAGGCCAAATGCTGTCGGTAATAAAGCTTAACCTATCAAAGCTTAGCCGCATGGTTAAAGGTCAGGAGGAAGAAGAACTTATTGGCTTGGTACGAACTCAGGTATCGGGCGTAATCAGCGATATGCGCAGCATATCAAAAACCCTTTCGCAAGATTTTATTTCGGATTTTGGGCTGTATGAAGCGCTGAGACTCGAAATGGACAGGGTGCAGAACACCGGATTTCTGAAAACTGAATTAACCACTGAGGGCGAACCTGAGAAGTTTAACCCTAAAATGGAAATTGTACTCTTTAGGATTACCCAAGAACTTATTAATAATACTATTAAACACGCCGAAGCAACCACACTTACCGTAAATTTAAACTATAGTACAGACGTATTGGTGATGACGGTGACTGATGACGGCAAGGGATTTGACCCATCGGCAGTAACACAAAGGGCCGCAGGCGATTCGGGCAATGGGTTAAAGAATATGCAGAACAGGGTGAAAATTATCGGCGGATTATTAACTTTGGAGAGTTCTGGAGATACCGGCACAAGGGTAAAAATTGAAATAAACACACAAAAAAGCCCTATTGTGCAACCTAAATAAACAAATAGTACCTAACCTATATGGCCATAAAAATTGCTTTGGTTGACGACCATACCTTGTTCCGTAGGGCGTTGGCCGGTTTAATAGAATCTGACGACAAATACGAAATACTTTTTGAGGCCGAAAGCGGCAACCAACTTTTTGATTTGATTGACGAAAAGGGAGAACCCGATATTGTGCTTTTGGATGTGAATATGCCCGGACAAGACGGCTATACAGTTGCCGGAAAGTTGCGCAAAAACAACCCAACGGTGCGTATTATAGCAGTAACTATGAATGATGATGAGCCTGCTATCATCAAAATGATTAAACTGGGTGCAAGGGGCTATGTACTTAAAGACTCAGAACCTGAGGAATTGCTTACGGCCTTAGAAGATGTGCACACTAAAGGTTATTATTACTCTGATTATGTTTCAAAAACAATGGCTAACTCAATTAACTACCACACCAAGTGGGACAAAGAGGCCAGCACCATTGAAAAACTTACCCAGCGTGAAATAAACTTCTTAGAACTTGTTTGCCACGATTACTCATACAAGGATATTGCCGAGCGTATGAACGTGAGCGTGCGTACTGTAGATGGTTACCGCGACTCTCTATTCCAAAAAATAAACGTTCGTACCCGTGTTGGGTTGGTAATCTTTGCCATTAAAAACGGCATTGTAAAAATTGTATAACACGCACTATTAGCAGCCTTCCTACTTCTCTTTACCCCGTAAAGAGTACATTTACTTTTCACTAAACAATGGTATTAAAGCGATAGTTAGCTGCCACTTGGCACATAAATAGCTATGCACTTGACACCCGCGATTAATCCCCCTACTTTTGAGCCATGCTCCCCGATTCAGAAAATGCCCTTTTTGATATAGCCTTTGATGTTGTAAACAATACTGCCTGTAACCTTTTTTTAACCGGAAAAGCGGGAACAGGTAAAACCACTTTTCTTAAATACGTACAACAACATACGCGCAAACAAACTGTAACTACGGCACCCACGGGAGTTGCAGCTATTAATGCGGGCGGAGTTACGCTGCATTCATTTTTTCAATTACCGTTCATCCCCTATATCTCCGAAGGTTTCTTTAACAACGGAGCAACTACCAACCGCCACGATTTACTTAGTAAAATCCGTTTTAACAGCGATAAAATAGGTCTGCTCAAAGACCTTGAACTGCTGATTATTGACGAAGTGAGTATGCTGCGGGCGGATATGCTGGATGCTATTGACGATATTTTGCGTCACTATCGCCAAAACCGTAGCACCCCGTTTGGCGGTGTGCAAGTGTTATTAATAGGTGATTTGTTTCAGCTTCCACCCGTGGTGAGTGATAGCGAGTGGCCTTTATTACGCAACGAATACGAAAGTCCCTTCTTTTTTAGCGCAAAGGTGATACGTGATAACCCTCCGCTGTTTATTGAACTGAAAAAGATATACCGCCAAAACGAGGAACGTTTTATCAACCTGCTGAATAATATACGAAACAACGAGGTTGAAGAGTGGGACTTACAATTGCTGGAAGAACACTACCAGCCCGAAATGCAGGATGCTTCGGAAAATACAATTACCCTTTGCACCCACAACTATAAAGCCGACCAAATAAACCAGCAACAGCTTAACCAATTAGACGGAGAACTGTACACGTTTACTGCCGATGTGAAAGGAGATTTTTCAGACAAGGCCTACCCTACTGAGGAAAAACTGACGCTAAAAGTTGGGGCACAGGTAATGTTTATTAAAAACGATGTTGAAAAACGCTATTTCAACGGAAAACTGGCTACAGTTAAAGCAATCAGCGATGGCAAAATAACCCTTGAACTGGAAGGCAGCGGCACCGAGTTACAACTTGAAAAAGAGAAGTGGCAAAACATCCGCTACAAAGTAAACAACGATACCAACCGAATTGAAGAAGAAGAAATAGGCAGTTTCACACAATACCCCGTTAGGCTGGCGTGGGCCATCACCATTCACAAAAGTCAGGGGCTAACCTTTGACAGGGCTGTGATTGATGCAGGCCAGTCGTTTGCCGCAGGGCAAGTATATGTGGCACTAAGCCGTTGTCGCACACTTGACGGCGTTACCCTGCTATCGCGCATTAGCGGGCAAAGTATAAAAAGCGACGAACGCATTATACAGTTTGCCACCCAAGAAAACAGCATGGACGAGGTATTACGTGTGCTGGAGCAAGAAAAGCCTGCCTATGCCGCCCAAGTGCTTATCAATACCTTTAGCTGGGATAAACTGCTTAGCCGCTTAAATGCGTTTTACGAAATCACCCGTGCAAAAAACCTTCCTGAAAAAGAAAAACTTCACGTGCTGGTGCGCGGTATGGTTGAAAAAGCAGCCGAACAAAACGAGGTAGCGGGCAAGTTTATGGCACAGCTAAAATACATTTTCCATAACAAGCCTATTGACGAAACCTTGCTAAACGAGCGCGTTACCAAAGCCAAACAGTACTTTGCCAACACTCTTAACAATGATATTGTGAGTGTGATTACCGAAATACACTCGCTACTGAAATTGAAACCTAAGGTAAAACAATACTTAGGCGATTTGGCTGAGCTGGAGAAACTGGTATGGGCCAAAATACGCGATATTGAAAAAATAACTTTCGGCGATATGCACTTTGAAGTGCCTACTCTGCAAGCACCCGTTGAAAAAATCACCGTAGAAAAAGGTAAAAAGGCTGAGAAGGGCGAAAGCAACCGCATCACACTTGGATTATACAAAGAAGGGAAAACAGTCTCAGAAATTGCCGCAGAACGCAGCATGGCCGAAAGCACCATCGAAGGCCATTTGGCCGAATACATAAGCACGGGCGAGGTGAATATTCTTGATTTTATGAGCAGTGAATTGCTTGACCAGCTTACCCGCTTGATTAATGAATTGGGTGGCGACCAAGCAAAACCCATTAAAGAAGAATTAGGAGATTCGGTTTCGTACGGGCAAATACGCATGGCCGTTAACTACCTTAAAGCAAAACATATTGCAGCCGGATAAATCCATTCTCAATACATTTGCAGTTACAACTGCAAACTATGGATAATACAATTTTTGAACAGGTAGATGGCTACATTGGCCAACTACTTGCCCCTGAAGACTCTGCTTTAAAAAACACCCTGCAATCATTAGCCAGTAATAATATTGACAACGCCAGCATTTCGCCCGTGCAAGGCAAACTGTTGCAAGTATTGGCCAAAATGTGCAATGCTAAAAACATTTTAGAGCTGGGCACATTGGGTGGTTATAGCACCATTTGGCTGGCAAGATCGGTCTCTCAAAACGGGAAAGTAGTCTCAATTGAGTACAGCGAAGAACACGCCCTCATCGCCCAAAACAACATTAAAAACGCAGGACTTGAAAACACGGTTGAAATTCGTGTGGGCAATGCCTTGGATATTCTTCCTCAAATTGCCGCTGAACAGCGTGCCCCTTTTGATATGATTTTTATTGATGCCGACAAACCTCCTTATGTTGAGTACTTTGAATGGGCATTAAAACTGGCTAGACCCGGTACCATAATAGTTGCCGATAATATTATACGCAATGCCAAAGTACTTGATGCAAACAGCACCGATGAGAAAGTAAAAGGCGTACAGCGGTTTAATACATGGCTTAGCAACTGCACCCAAGTTACAGCCACCATATTGCAAACCGTTGGAGCAAAGGAATACGATGGGATGGCTATTGCTGTGGTTAACCATTAATTGCCGTTAATAGATATTTTTCAATCATTCATCCGATAAAAAATTTTCTATGCCGTTTTGCTTTTCAGTAAAAAATCTTTCAAACCCTTAACTATCAAAGGATGTGACAGAAAATGAGTCTCTTTTCTCACCCCTTTTGAAAATATTTTTTTGGTTTTGCACATAAGATTGGCATTCAATTTGAAATATATCATGCAACGGTTCGATGGGATATCGCCCCGTTAAACTATTAAGCAACAATCAGCTTAGTAATTGGTTTATAGGTTAGTTTCCCCGTTACAACCATGTGACGGGGTTTTTTCGTTATAGGGACATATTAAACTAATTGTTACCTATTATGACAAAGCTCTATTCTTTATCTGCATTACTTTTCGCCTTAGTAATTGGCACAATACATGGCGTAGCCCAACCTGTTGTTTCGGCCACAATAGAAGCAAATAATGTAAAAGCCCAAGCTAATACAGCAGGCTTACTATTTAATAATATAGGTTTAGGCAGTGGGGCATTTATAGCCCCAAAAGGTCCCGGCGGCCCATCATCAATATACGCTTCAACGCTTTGGATAGGCGGGCTTGATAACGGCGGCAACCTACACATGGCTGCGCAAACTTATCGCCAAGCGGGAAACGATTTCCACAGCGGGCCTATTGACCAACTAGCAGGAACACCCGTGAATTCGGTAGCTTTTGATTCTTTATGGCGCATTACAAAAGCCGATTATCTTTCTGCCCGTCAAGGGGTTTGGACAGACAACTTGCGTAGATGGCCTGTATCATACACTACTGCTAATGGCACTTACAAACTAGCTCCTTTTCACGATGCCAATAACGATGGCAAAATGGATGTTAGCGGTGGTTTAGAATACCCCATCTTCCCCGGTGATGAAGCACTCTTTTTTGTATATAATGATAAAACCCTTCACGGAGAAACAAGCGGCAGCCAATTAGGTGTTGAAGTAGCCGGTTTTATGTATCAACTAAAAAGCGCCACTAACGAGTATTTAAACAATACCGTGTTTGTTGATTACTACATCACCAACAAAAGTTCAAACGCATACTATGATGTGCTTGCGGGTATTTGGACAGATTTTGACTTGGGTAATTATGCTGATGACCGCATCGGATCCGATTCTGCACGCAATATGTATTATGCCTACAACGGCGACGATAACGACGAAGGAGTAATAGGTTACGGTACTACTCCTGCTGCAATGTGTGTGATGTTTATTAACCAACCTATGTATGCTACAATGGGATACGGTAGCGACTTTAGTGTAATTGGCAACCCTATGTTGGCCGAACAGTACTACGGCTACACACGCGGTATTTGGAAAGACGGCAGCCCGCTTACTTACGGAGGCAACGGCTACAACACAGGCTCACGCACCCGTTATACGCTTAGTGGAAACCCTTGTGCTAATACCGGTTGGACTGAACAAAATTCAGGAGTTGGAGCCGGAGACAGGCGTATGCTTGGCTCGGTAAACTTAGATACCCTGTTGCCCGGAGGCGTTAAAAAAATATCACTAGCCTACTTATGGAGTAGAGCTGCTACGGGCGGAGCAAAAGGAAGTCTTTGCAAAATGTTTGACCAAGCCGATAGCCTTATCAACTGGACAAATAACAACCCTCCCCTTTCAGTAAAAAATCCCGCTACTGAAACTGTTAAAATTTATCCCAACCCTGCAACAAGCGCAGTAACCATCGAAACCGAGGAAGAAAATATTAAGGTTTCACTGTTTGATATTAGTGGTCGTGAGGTGTTATTATCCACCCAAAAAACAATAGATATTTCAGGCTTAACAAAAGGTATTTATGTGGTACGCGGTACTGCAGGTACTACCTATATCAGCCAAAAAATACTGGTCCAGTAAATTTTTCATTTCTTATTGGTTTCTTTAAAACCTGCTCTACGGGGCAGGTTTTTTATTTTTGTATTTAATCCCCTGTTTCACAGGCAACATTTTACCTGTTTTGTTGTATCTTGTAGAAAATTACCCTGGGGAAAAGAGCTCATGACCGAAGAGGAGTTGATAAAAGGATGCATACGGGAAGACCGCACTTGTCAGCAAAAGTTATATAAAACTTATGCAGGCAAGATGTTGGTGGTGTGCCTTCGGTATTGCAGGAGCAGGCAGGAAGCAGAGGATATTTTGCAAGACGGTTTTATACGGGTATTTGACAACATAAAAAAATTCTCTTTCAACGGTTCGTTTGAAGGATGGGTGAGAAGGATAATGATTAACTGCGCGTTGCGCAACTATCGCAAAAGCAGTTATCAAAAAGAGCAGATTGGAATAGCCGATGATTACGATATACCTGAAGACACAGGAGTATATGATAAGTTATCGGAAAAGGAGTTGATGGTGATGATAAACGACTTACCCGAAGGGTATAAAATGGTTTTTAACCTTTATGCCATTGAGGGATATAGTCACAAAGAAATTGCTGATACGCTGGGCATAAACGAAGGGACGTCGCGCTCGCAATTAAATAAGGCACGTAAGCAATTGCAAAAAAAATTATACGATACAAAAGGCTTTAAGGAACCTGCTGAACAAGCAGATAAAATTTTGACAGAATGAGTATGGAGACTAATAAGATTGATGAACTGTTCAGGAGTAAGTTGGGCGATTATTCGTTAGACGCACCTGACCATGTTTGGAAGAGTATTGATGCAAAACGTACACCGCTGCACAAAGCGATAAACTACTTTAAACGTAGAAAAGCCGCTGTGGTCGGTGCATTCTTGCTAATTGCAGGCATTAGTGCTGCAGCATTTATTGGGTTTGGCCCCACTGCTGATACACAGCAAACGGCTGTAGTTACTTCGCAATCAACAACCACAACCCCTGTGGCCAATAGCGAAACAAGCGGCAGCAATGCAGCAGTAGCTACTACTCCATCCGCTACTTCTGCTGAAAACCTTGCAAACACTAACACGCCTGCCACAAACAGTACTACTGTTTATACAACACCAAACCGCACAAATACCAACGATGGAGGTAATACCCGCAACGGTGGCAACAACGGCGGCGGTACCGATGCAACTTCTCACACGGTAACACCCGCTACAAACCCAACACAATCAACTTCTTCAACAGATAATAATACAACCCCTATAGTTACAACTTCTACTACTACAATAACTGATAACAGTACTCCGGCACTTACGAATGAAGAAAAAGAAGTAGTTGTTGCCGATGCACAACCTGTTTCTGAGCCGGTAGCAACCGCTAATAACGAAACCGAAGGCACCGAAGCTACTGATGCGGCTGAAAAAGCTAACAAACAAGCTATTGAGCCTCAAAAACAACGTTGTAACAGCCTAACCGCTGATTTGTATGCAGGAATAGGTTTTGCAGGCCGCAGCTTAAACGCAAACGGTATTGGTGCAGGATATTTTGCAGCTAAAAAACAAGCTGAAAGCTACACCCCTTCGTTCACTGTAGGCGCAAGGTTTAACTTAGACCTTAATAAATCAAAAACATTGAAGTTGCGCGTAGGCTTGCAATACACCCGTGTAGGTGAAAAATTGAACTACAACGCTGAACAAACCTATACCCGCACTCAAGTTTATATCGGTGATATTATCGACCCTGTAACCGGACAAGTAATTGGCCACACCGACCCTGAATACAGGCAAGTTACTGAAACCCGCAGGGTTGCTGTAAGTGCTAATAACTCGTACACCTTTATTGATGTACCCGTTCAGTTAGAGTACAGTTTCTTCAGAACTGAAAAATACAGCCTGTTTGCTACAGGTGGTGCCAGTGCAAACCTTCGCTTCTCACAACGCGGCAGCCAATTAAATACTGACTTAAGCGGTGCCCACGAGATACGCAGCAACAACCCTTACAAGCCAACAACAGGCCTAAGCCTATTGGCAGGTATCGGTGGCGAATATAAATTCAGCCCCATATCTAAATTCTCGTTGCTTGCCGAAGGAACTTACAGCCACGGTCTAACCAACGTAATGCAAAGCAATGCAGGTATGCGTCAAAGCTTCCGCACATTTAATGTAAGTGTTGGCCTTCGCTACCGTTTCTAACAAAAAAATACGTACTTAGCCCCTATGCTAAAACAAGCGGCATTAAGTATATTGGCTCTTGCCTCGCTAACTAAGTTGGCGGGGCAATCCTATTTTACAACACTATCTTCCAATAACCTCAATGCTACCGTCAATGCAAACGGTATCTTGTTTAATCGGGGGCTTGAGGCTCCAAAAGGCTCAGGTACAAAATCCATAAGCATCTCGCAGTTTTGGATTGGAGGGAAAAGCAACGGTAACCTGCACATTGCAGCCCGTTTAAACGATAGCCTTAAAAACGATTTCTGGCCAGGTCCTATTGATACTGTTAATGGCAATGCAGGCGACAGTACTTTTTGGAATTCGATTTACAAAGTAAGTGCGGCTGAAATTGCTACGCACAAAACCGACTATAATAAAAACGGGTACATAATGCCCGATGGTATTAAGCACTGGCCGGGCAGCAACCCTACTCAACAACCTTTTAAGCAGGTATTGGCAAAGTTTGTTGATTACAACGCTAACCGTATTTATGAACCCGAAATGGGCGAGTACCCTTTTATAAAGGGCGACGAAGCTGCATATTTTATTGTAAACGATAAAGCCAATACACATTTTGCTAGCGGCGGTATGCCTATGGGTGTTGAAGTACAAGGTTTGGCCTATGTGTATGCCAATAATCCGGCATTAGCCAACACTGTTTTTTTAGAATTAACTTTTATTAACCGCTCTACTAATAATTACGATTCGGTATTTGCAGGTGTTTGGACTGATTTTGAACTGGGTGCTAAAGGGGATGAGTATATTAGTTCTTTGCCCTCAAAAAACGCCTTTTTTGGTTATAACAGTGATACTTCGGATGCGCTTTACGGAACGTACCCACCGGTGCAAGGAGTACTGTTTTTAAACCGCCCCTTGCAATACACGATTGAAATTGATGCTGACGGCGGAGTAGCCAACCGCGGTTTACCACAAAGCCCGCAAGAGTTTTATAATTACCTGCACCGCAAATGGAGAAATAATATCCAGCTTACTGAAGGTGCCAACGGATTTATGAGCAGTGCTACCCCTGCCGATTTTATTTACAACGGCGACCCTTGTAACCAAGGTAATCCCGGCTGGACTGAGGTAGGCTCTGCACAAGCACCGGGCAAACGCAGCATGATGGGAAGCATTGGTCCTGTGCAATTGCCTTCAAATGGCTTTTTAAGGCTTGAATTAGCCTATGTATGGGAGCGCGGTACTAACGGGCCGCTTGAAAGTATTTGCAAGCTTAATAACACGTTGGATGCGGTAAAAGCTTATTACAATAAATTTATCAGCAGTGTGGATGTTGCCCAACCCTTACAATTTGGAGTGTACCCAAACCCTGCGGCAGATTATGTAGAGGTGAAGTTGCCCGAAAATGTTGATTTACCTGCCTTAGTACAGGTGTTTGATGTGCAAGGTAAGTTGCTACATACCGCAACCGTTAACGAAACCAACCAAGTTATCAATACCCAACAGTTGCCAGCGGGAATGTACACCCTCCAACTCACCACCCAAAACCAATCAGGTTACGCAAAGCTGATGATTGCAAGATGATTTAGATGTTTATAATGTTTAGTGTGCATGACCAACAAGACGTTGATGTGATTTAGCACTACGCCAAAATTTGTTGTGTTTGTACTATGTAAATTTTTTACCTAAGATTTTAACTGTTAGATGATTATAAATTTTAAACAAAAAGTTCTCAAAAAGGTTAGGTTGATACATTGTTGGCAAATGAAGTTACTACTTTTGATTACGCCCATAAATCAGCATCTTTTCATTATTTCTAAACATTGAGTAATTTCTAATATCTATCGGGAAATTATAAGCTGGATTTGAAGCTTTCTCGAGTAATATACGTTTCAAACTTTCTTCTAATTTATCATCAGTTAGTTTGTCTGATCTCTCAATAAGTTTAATTAAAATAACACGTCTTTGCTCTAGTGTAGCATCTGAGCAAGGAGTATTTGTACTTCCGATATGTTTACCAAAGTTGAGACCATAAATAGGCATGCGTTTGCTTGAATTTAGATTACTGCTTACCAAGTTTATTAGTGTCTCCACCCTATCTCCAGCACGAGTTTGC encodes:
- a CDS encoding sensor histidine kinase; this encodes MQTPESEIIVTIIAGTILLLLLVSFIVLFLFLHQRRAFNHKRQVQKLQEEFSQAQIELQEQVLGSVSAEIHDNLGQMLSVIKLNLSKLSRMVKGQEEEELIGLVRTQVSGVISDMRSISKTLSQDFISDFGLYEALRLEMDRVQNTGFLKTELTTEGEPEKFNPKMEIVLFRITQELINNTIKHAEATTLTVNLNYSTDVLVMTVTDDGKGFDPSAVTQRAAGDSGNGLKNMQNRVKIIGGLLTLESSGDTGTRVKIEINTQKSPIVQPK
- a CDS encoding response regulator transcription factor, producing MAIKIALVDDHTLFRRALAGLIESDDKYEILFEAESGNQLFDLIDEKGEPDIVLLDVNMPGQDGYTVAGKLRKNNPTVRIIAVTMNDDEPAIIKMIKLGARGYVLKDSEPEELLTALEDVHTKGYYYSDYVSKTMANSINYHTKWDKEASTIEKLTQREINFLELVCHDYSYKDIAERMNVSVRTVDGYRDSLFQKINVRTRVGLVIFAIKNGIVKIV
- a CDS encoding AAA family ATPase encodes the protein MLPDSENALFDIAFDVVNNTACNLFLTGKAGTGKTTFLKYVQQHTRKQTVTTAPTGVAAINAGGVTLHSFFQLPFIPYISEGFFNNGATTNRHDLLSKIRFNSDKIGLLKDLELLIIDEVSMLRADMLDAIDDILRHYRQNRSTPFGGVQVLLIGDLFQLPPVVSDSEWPLLRNEYESPFFFSAKVIRDNPPLFIELKKIYRQNEERFINLLNNIRNNEVEEWDLQLLEEHYQPEMQDASENTITLCTHNYKADQINQQQLNQLDGELYTFTADVKGDFSDKAYPTEEKLTLKVGAQVMFIKNDVEKRYFNGKLATVKAISDGKITLELEGSGTELQLEKEKWQNIRYKVNNDTNRIEEEEIGSFTQYPVRLAWAITIHKSQGLTFDRAVIDAGQSFAAGQVYVALSRCRTLDGVTLLSRISGQSIKSDERIIQFATQENSMDEVLRVLEQEKPAYAAQVLINTFSWDKLLSRLNAFYEITRAKNLPEKEKLHVLVRGMVEKAAEQNEVAGKFMAQLKYIFHNKPIDETLLNERVTKAKQYFANTLNNDIVSVITEIHSLLKLKPKVKQYLGDLAELEKLVWAKIRDIEKITFGDMHFEVPTLQAPVEKITVEKGKKAEKGESNRITLGLYKEGKTVSEIAAERSMAESTIEGHLAEYISTGEVNILDFMSSELLDQLTRLINELGGDQAKPIKEELGDSVSYGQIRMAVNYLKAKHIAAG
- a CDS encoding O-methyltransferase, which produces MDNTIFEQVDGYIGQLLAPEDSALKNTLQSLASNNIDNASISPVQGKLLQVLAKMCNAKNILELGTLGGYSTIWLARSVSQNGKVVSIEYSEEHALIAQNNIKNAGLENTVEIRVGNALDILPQIAAEQRAPFDMIFIDADKPPYVEYFEWALKLARPGTIIVADNIIRNAKVLDANSTDEKVKGVQRFNTWLSNCTQVTATILQTVGAKEYDGMAIAVVNH
- a CDS encoding T9SS type A sorting domain-containing protein, whose protein sequence is MTKLYSLSALLFALVIGTIHGVAQPVVSATIEANNVKAQANTAGLLFNNIGLGSGAFIAPKGPGGPSSIYASTLWIGGLDNGGNLHMAAQTYRQAGNDFHSGPIDQLAGTPVNSVAFDSLWRITKADYLSARQGVWTDNLRRWPVSYTTANGTYKLAPFHDANNDGKMDVSGGLEYPIFPGDEALFFVYNDKTLHGETSGSQLGVEVAGFMYQLKSATNEYLNNTVFVDYYITNKSSNAYYDVLAGIWTDFDLGNYADDRIGSDSARNMYYAYNGDDNDEGVIGYGTTPAAMCVMFINQPMYATMGYGSDFSVIGNPMLAEQYYGYTRGIWKDGSPLTYGGNGYNTGSRTRYTLSGNPCANTGWTEQNSGVGAGDRRMLGSVNLDTLLPGGVKKISLAYLWSRAATGGAKGSLCKMFDQADSLINWTNNNPPLSVKNPATETVKIYPNPATSAVTIETEEENIKVSLFDISGREVLLSTQKTIDISGLTKGIYVVRGTAGTTYISQKILVQ
- a CDS encoding RNA polymerase sigma factor; protein product: MTEEELIKGCIREDRTCQQKLYKTYAGKMLVVCLRYCRSRQEAEDILQDGFIRVFDNIKKFSFNGSFEGWVRRIMINCALRNYRKSSYQKEQIGIADDYDIPEDTGVYDKLSEKELMVMINDLPEGYKMVFNLYAIEGYSHKEIADTLGINEGTSRSQLNKARKQLQKKLYDTKGFKEPAEQADKILTE
- a CDS encoding PorT family protein; the protein is MSMETNKIDELFRSKLGDYSLDAPDHVWKSIDAKRTPLHKAINYFKRRKAAVVGAFLLIAGISAAAFIGFGPTADTQQTAVVTSQSTTTTPVANSETSGSNAAVATTPSATSAENLANTNTPATNSTTVYTTPNRTNTNDGGNTRNGGNNGGGTDATSHTVTPATNPTQSTSSTDNNTTPIVTTSTTTITDNSTPALTNEEKEVVVADAQPVSEPVATANNETEGTEATDAAEKANKQAIEPQKQRCNSLTADLYAGIGFAGRSLNANGIGAGYFAAKKQAESYTPSFTVGARFNLDLNKSKTLKLRVGLQYTRVGEKLNYNAEQTYTRTQVYIGDIIDPVTGQVIGHTDPEYRQVTETRRVAVSANNSYTFIDVPVQLEYSFFRTEKYSLFATGGASANLRFSQRGSQLNTDLSGAHEIRSNNPYKPTTGLSLLAGIGGEYKFSPISKFSLLAEGTYSHGLTNVMQSNAGMRQSFRTFNVSVGLRYRF
- a CDS encoding T9SS type A sorting domain-containing protein; its protein translation is MLKQAALSILALASLTKLAGQSYFTTLSSNNLNATVNANGILFNRGLEAPKGSGTKSISISQFWIGGKSNGNLHIAARLNDSLKNDFWPGPIDTVNGNAGDSTFWNSIYKVSAAEIATHKTDYNKNGYIMPDGIKHWPGSNPTQQPFKQVLAKFVDYNANRIYEPEMGEYPFIKGDEAAYFIVNDKANTHFASGGMPMGVEVQGLAYVYANNPALANTVFLELTFINRSTNNYDSVFAGVWTDFELGAKGDEYISSLPSKNAFFGYNSDTSDALYGTYPPVQGVLFLNRPLQYTIEIDADGGVANRGLPQSPQEFYNYLHRKWRNNIQLTEGANGFMSSATPADFIYNGDPCNQGNPGWTEVGSAQAPGKRSMMGSIGPVQLPSNGFLRLELAYVWERGTNGPLESICKLNNTLDAVKAYYNKFISSVDVAQPLQFGVYPNPAADYVEVKLPENVDLPALVQVFDVQGKLLHTATVNETNQVINTQQLPAGMYTLQLTTQNQSGYAKLMIAR